In one window of Rhizobium sp. ACO-34A DNA:
- a CDS encoding chromosome partitioning protein ParA, whose product MNRELYGESVVNGSQRESDSEVIDVEAVWAIVRRQWIVVSVCMVAGLFLGIVYLLSAVPLYTSQISVLIDRSNKQFADQLTLGGGVLDDEGSVLSQVELLRSQTIALSVVDKLKLIDDPQFNASFGSLYKSTYRTIVKIFSVSQWFSSDEGDSVADLEQRKRDAAAGVQGNINVTRVGRSYVLTVAYVSPFPNLSQNVANALGDAYLEDSLNSKYEATRRASNWLLERIAELRQQALDTDLAVQKFKSAHGLVTAGDQLVSDQQLSELNSALIVAQSDVAKAKAKLQRIEQIIDSGETDAIVSDVLDSSITNELRTKYLNASKLEAQISAKLGPRHVQAVRLRAEMDEYKRLMFDELNRIAQGYRSEVDVAEAREKTLAANVADATGVSANANETMVQLRELQRESETYRNLYQTFLQRYQEAVQQQSFPLTDARIISRASASTRPSHPKKILALAGFLALGMFAGAGIGAFREFRDRFFRVGDQIRSTLGLEFLGTAPLMAENAAYKAEPVSDPRTVAKFGPIYDYVVDHPLSSFAETLRNSKIAVDLACSTKKTKVIGIVSTLPGEGKSTIAVNFAELLAAQGARTTLIDADLRNPGATRALAQHAQAGVLEAILGNQDLGRLCLVNPRTGLRFLPAVIKQRVPHSSELLSSPGMKSIISRLSEVNDYIIVDLPPLAPVVDARAFAGTVDAFLFIVEWGKVSRRLVRQSVEADSYLFNKCVGVILNKVDQGKQKLYQKYGSSEYYYRTYSKYYNENA is encoded by the coding sequence TTGAACCGTGAACTCTACGGTGAGTCAGTCGTAAATGGATCTCAACGCGAGAGCGATTCTGAAGTCATAGACGTCGAGGCCGTGTGGGCCATCGTTCGACGTCAATGGATCGTCGTCTCGGTCTGCATGGTGGCCGGGCTTTTTCTTGGAATCGTTTATCTGCTTTCGGCGGTGCCGCTTTATACCTCGCAGATCAGTGTTCTGATCGACCGGAGCAACAAGCAGTTTGCCGACCAGCTTACATTGGGTGGCGGAGTTCTCGACGATGAGGGCTCCGTTCTCAGTCAGGTCGAGCTTCTGAGGTCGCAAACCATCGCGCTGTCCGTCGTCGACAAGCTCAAGCTGATCGATGATCCGCAGTTCAATGCGTCGTTCGGTTCCCTTTACAAGTCCACCTACCGTACGATCGTAAAGATTTTCAGCGTATCGCAATGGTTCTCCTCGGATGAGGGCGACTCGGTTGCCGATCTCGAGCAGAGAAAGCGCGATGCGGCGGCTGGTGTGCAGGGCAATATCAACGTGACGCGTGTCGGCCGATCCTATGTTTTGACGGTCGCATATGTTTCGCCTTTCCCGAACCTTTCGCAAAACGTGGCGAATGCGCTCGGCGATGCTTACCTGGAAGACAGTCTGAATTCGAAATATGAAGCGACGCGCCGGGCCAGCAACTGGCTTCTTGAGCGTATTGCGGAACTTCGCCAGCAGGCTCTGGACACCGACCTTGCGGTTCAGAAATTCAAGAGCGCCCATGGACTGGTGACGGCTGGCGACCAGCTGGTTTCAGACCAGCAGCTCTCTGAGTTGAATAGCGCTCTGATCGTGGCGCAGTCGGATGTCGCCAAGGCGAAGGCAAAGCTGCAGCGGATCGAACAAATTATCGATTCCGGTGAGACGGATGCCATCGTGAGCGACGTTCTGGACAGCAGCATTACCAATGAACTGCGGACGAAATACCTGAATGCTTCGAAGCTTGAGGCGCAGATTTCCGCCAAGCTTGGGCCACGCCATGTTCAGGCTGTCAGGCTCAGGGCGGAGATGGATGAATACAAGCGCCTTATGTTCGATGAGCTCAATCGAATTGCGCAGGGCTACCGAAGCGAGGTGGATGTCGCCGAAGCCCGCGAAAAGACACTTGCTGCGAACGTAGCCGATGCCACGGGCGTCAGCGCCAACGCCAACGAGACGATGGTTCAGCTTCGCGAACTCCAGCGTGAATCCGAAACCTATCGTAATCTGTATCAGACCTTCTTGCAGCGTTATCAGGAAGCCGTTCAGCAGCAATCCTTCCCGCTGACGGACGCGCGCATTATCTCGCGTGCGTCGGCATCCACGAGGCCGAGCCATCCCAAGAAGATCCTCGCTTTGGCAGGGTTCCTGGCGCTTGGAATGTTCGCCGGGGCCGGCATTGGCGCTTTCCGTGAATTCCGCGACCGTTTCTTCCGTGTCGGTGACCAGATCCGCTCGACCCTGGGTCTCGAGTTTCTTGGCACGGCTCCGTTGATGGCGGAAAACGCCGCCTACAAGGCCGAGCCGGTCTCTGATCCCCGCACCGTGGCCAAGTTCGGGCCGATCTACGACTACGTTGTGGACCACCCCTTGTCCTCTTTTGCCGAGACATTGCGCAACAGCAAGATCGCCGTCGATCTTGCCTGTTCGACGAAGAAGACGAAGGTTATCGGTATTGTTTCGACCCTTCCAGGCGAGGGCAAATCGACCATTGCCGTCAACTTCGCGGAGCTCTTGGCGGCTCAGGGCGCAAGAACCACTCTGATCGACGCCGACCTTCGCAATCCGGGCGCTACCCGCGCACTGGCTCAGCACGCGCAGGCCGGCGTTCTCGAGGCCATCCTCGGCAATCAGGATCTCGGCCGTCTTTGCCTCGTCAATCCGAGGACGGGGCTGAGGTTCCTTCCTGCCGTCATCAAGCAGCGCGTTCCGCATTCTTCGGAATTGTTGAGCTCGCCCGGCATGAAATCGATCATCTCGCGTCTCTCGGAAGTTAATGACTACATCATCGTCGACCTGCCGCCGCTTGCGCCGGTGGTCGACGCCAGGGCCTTTGCCGGCACGGTGGATGCTTTCCTTTTCATTGTGGAATGGGGCAAGGTCAGCAGGCGCCTCGTTCGCCAGTCGGTCGAGGCGGATAGCTACCTGTTCAACAAGTGTGTTGGCGTCATTCTGAACAAGGTCGATCAAGGCAAGCAGAAGCTTTACCAGAAATATGGTTCCTCGGAATATTATTACCGGACCTATTCGAAATACTACAATGAGAACGCGTAA
- a CDS encoding urocanate hydratase — translation MTSNPRHNIRDVRAPRGSELNTKSWLTEAPLRMLMNNLDPDVAERPHELVVYGGIGRAARTWSDFDTIVATLKTLEEDETLLVQSGKPVGVFRTHKDAPRVLIANSNLVPHWATWDHFNELDKKGLAMYGQMTAGSWIYIGAQGIVQGTYETFVEAGRQHYAGNLKGKWILTGGLGGMGGAQPLAAVMAGACCLAVECDETRADFRLRTRYVDEKTDSLDEALAKIDQWTKAGEAKSIALIANAADIFPELVRRGVRPDIVTDQTSAHDPLHGYLPSGWTVAEWKAKQESDPKAVEKAARASMKVHVQAMVDFWNMGIPTLDYGNNIRQMAKDEGLENAFAFPGFVPAYIRPLFCRGVGPFRWAALSGDPEDIYRTDAKVKELLPDNRHLHNWLDMAKQRISFQGLPARICWVGLGDRHRLGLAFNEMVAKGELKAPIVIGRDHLDSGSVASPNRETEAMKDGSDAVSDWPLLNALLNTASGATWVSLHHGGGVGMGYSQHSGMVICCDGSEDAARRIGRVLWNDPATGVMRHADAGYDIALDCAREKGLRLPGILGN, via the coding sequence ATGACCTCCAATCCGCGCCATAATATCCGTGATGTCCGTGCCCCGCGCGGATCGGAACTGAATACGAAGAGCTGGCTGACGGAAGCGCCGCTACGCATGCTGATGAACAACCTCGACCCCGACGTGGCGGAACGTCCCCACGAACTCGTCGTCTATGGCGGCATCGGCCGTGCGGCCCGCACCTGGAGCGACTTCGATACCATCGTCGCGACGCTGAAAACGCTGGAAGAGGACGAGACGCTTCTGGTCCAGTCCGGAAAGCCGGTTGGGGTGTTCCGCACCCATAAGGATGCGCCGCGCGTTCTGATCGCCAATTCCAACCTCGTGCCGCATTGGGCGACCTGGGATCACTTCAATGAGCTGGATAAGAAGGGATTGGCCATGTACGGCCAGATGACCGCCGGCTCGTGGATCTACATCGGCGCGCAGGGCATCGTGCAGGGCACCTACGAGACCTTCGTGGAGGCCGGTCGCCAGCATTATGCCGGAAACCTCAAGGGCAAGTGGATCCTGACCGGCGGTCTCGGCGGCATGGGCGGCGCGCAGCCGCTGGCGGCCGTCATGGCGGGCGCCTGCTGCCTTGCCGTCGAATGCGACGAGACACGCGCCGACTTCCGCCTTCGCACCCGTTACGTCGATGAAAAGACCGACAGTCTCGACGAGGCGCTGGCGAAGATCGATCAATGGACCAAGGCCGGCGAGGCGAAGTCGATCGCGCTCATTGCCAATGCCGCCGATATCTTCCCGGAACTCGTCCGCCGCGGGGTGCGCCCGGATATCGTCACCGACCAGACGTCTGCACATGATCCGCTGCACGGCTATCTGCCTTCCGGCTGGACGGTGGCCGAATGGAAGGCCAAGCAGGAGAGCGATCCGAAGGCGGTCGAAAAGGCCGCGCGCGCCTCGATGAAGGTGCACGTTCAGGCCATGGTCGATTTCTGGAACATGGGCATTCCGACGCTCGATTACGGCAACAACATCCGCCAGATGGCGAAGGACGAGGGACTCGAAAACGCCTTCGCCTTCCCCGGTTTCGTGCCGGCCTATATCCGTCCGCTGTTCTGCCGGGGCGTTGGCCCCTTCCGCTGGGCAGCGCTTTCCGGCGATCCCGAGGATATCTACAGGACCGATGCCAAGGTGAAGGAACTCCTTCCCGACAACAGGCATCTGCACAACTGGCTGGACATGGCGAAGCAGCGTATCTCCTTCCAGGGTCTGCCGGCCCGCATCTGCTGGGTCGGGCTCGGCGACCGCCACAGGCTCGGCCTTGCCTTCAATGAAATGGTGGCGAAGGGCGAGCTGAAGGCCCCGATCGTCATCGGCCGCGACCATCTCGACAGCGGTTCCGTCGCCTCGCCGAACCGCGAGACGGAAGCCATGAAGGACGGCTCCGACGCAGTGTCCGACTGGCCGCTGCTCAACGCGCTTCTCAACACCGCATCGGGCGCCACCTGGGTTTCCCTGCATCATGGCGGCGGCGTCGGCATGGGTTATTCCCAGCACTCCGGCATGGTCATCTGCTGCGATGGTTCCGAGGATGCGGCGCGGCGGATCGGGCGTGTGCTCTGGAACGATCCGGCGACCGGAGTCATGCGCCATGCCGATGCCGGCTACGACATCGCCCTCGATTGCGCCCGTGAAAAGGGGCTCCGCCTCCCGGGTATCCTTGGAAACTGA
- a CDS encoding ABC transporter substrate-binding protein (DppABCDF is involved in the transport of dipeptides; also binds heme and mediates chemotaxis to dipeptides) — translation MKLKFGFAAALLAATFLSTAASAKTFVYCSEGSPEGFDPGLYTAGTTFDASAHPVYSRLLEFEPGTTNPVAGLAESWTVSEDGKEYVFKLRPGVKFQTTDFFTPTRELNADDVVFSIERQIKADHPWHQYVPGTSWEYAAGMGFPELIKSVEKVDDLTVKFVLNRAEAPFLANVAMPFASILSKEYADKLDAEGKKEQLNQMPVGTGPFTFVGYQQDAVIRYKKNADYWGGAPKIDDLVFAITTDAAVRYQKLKAGECHLMPFPNAADVESMKADSSLKVMEQEGLNVAYLAYNTTQAPFDKPEVRKALNKAINKKAIVDAVFQGMAAPAKNPIPPTMWSYNDKIEDDTYDLDAAKKMLEEAGVKDLSMKIWAMPVSRPYMLNARRAAEIMQDDFAKIGVKVEIVSYEWAEYLDRSKAKDRDGAAMLGWTGDNGDPDNFLDTLLGCEAVGGNNRAQWCNPEFDALVKKAKVTSDKAERTKLYEEAQVIFKREAPWATLDHSLSVVPMRKEVSGFVQSPLGDFTFENVDISE, via the coding sequence ATGAAATTGAAGTTTGGCTTTGCTGCGGCTCTGCTCGCGGCCACGTTCCTTTCCACGGCGGCCAGCGCCAAGACCTTCGTCTACTGCTCCGAAGGTTCGCCGGAGGGCTTCGATCCGGGTCTTTACACCGCCGGCACCACCTTCGACGCTTCGGCTCACCCGGTCTACAGCCGCCTGCTCGAGTTCGAACCCGGCACGACCAATCCGGTTGCCGGCCTCGCTGAAAGCTGGACCGTTTCCGAAGACGGCAAGGAATACGTCTTCAAGCTGCGTCCCGGCGTGAAGTTCCAGACCACCGATTTCTTCACTCCGACCCGCGAGCTGAACGCTGACGACGTCGTCTTCTCGATCGAGCGCCAGATCAAGGCCGATCATCCTTGGCACCAGTATGTTCCGGGCACGTCCTGGGAATATGCCGCCGGCATGGGCTTCCCGGAACTCATCAAGTCGGTCGAAAAGGTCGATGACCTGACGGTCAAGTTCGTCCTCAACCGCGCTGAAGCTCCGTTCCTCGCCAACGTCGCCATGCCGTTCGCATCGATCCTGTCGAAGGAATATGCCGACAAGCTCGACGCCGAAGGCAAGAAGGAACAGCTGAACCAGATGCCGGTCGGCACCGGTCCGTTCACCTTCGTCGGCTACCAGCAGGATGCCGTCATCCGCTACAAGAAGAACGCCGATTACTGGGGCGGCGCTCCGAAGATCGACGATCTCGTCTTCGCAATCACCACCGACGCTGCTGTTCGCTATCAGAAGCTGAAGGCTGGCGAATGCCACCTGATGCCGTTCCCGAACGCTGCCGACGTCGAGTCCATGAAGGCTGATTCGAGCCTGAAGGTCATGGAGCAGGAAGGCCTGAACGTTGCCTACCTCGCCTACAACACGACCCAGGCGCCCTTCGACAAGCCTGAAGTCCGCAAGGCGCTGAACAAGGCTATCAACAAGAAGGCAATCGTCGACGCCGTGTTCCAGGGCATGGCCGCTCCGGCCAAGAACCCGATCCCGCCGACCATGTGGTCCTACAACGACAAGATCGAAGACGATACCTACGACCTCGACGCTGCCAAGAAGATGCTCGAGGAAGCCGGCGTCAAGGATCTGTCGATGAAGATCTGGGCCATGCCGGTATCGCGTCCCTACATGCTGAATGCCCGTCGCGCGGCTGAAATCATGCAGGACGACTTCGCCAAGATCGGCGTCAAGGTCGAGATCGTTTCCTACGAATGGGCCGAATACCTCGACCGCTCCAAGGCCAAGGACCGCGACGGCGCCGCCATGCTCGGCTGGACCGGCGACAACGGCGACCCGGACAACTTCCTCGACACCCTGCTCGGCTGCGAAGCCGTGGGCGGCAACAACCGCGCCCAGTGGTGCAATCCGGAATTCGACGCCCTCGTGAAGAAGGCGAAGGTCACCTCCGACAAGGCCGAGCGCACCAAGCTGTATGAAGAGGCTCAGGTCATCTTCAAGCGCGAAGCTCCGTGGGCAACGCTCGATCACTCCCTGTCCGTCGTTCCGATGCGCAAGGAAGTTTCCGGCTTCGTCCAGAGCCCGCTCGGCGACTTCACCTTCGAAAACGTCGACATCTCCGAGTAA
- a CDS encoding glucuronosyltransferase: protein MIVVTVGTQLPFDRLIRMIDELAPGLDGDVFAQTGVGTYVPQNMQWSSTVEASDFDRKLKACSVIVAHAGIGTVLKAYKYAKPIILVPRLSSLGEHRNDHQLATVSQLRQREGIYVAENKQDLGRLLSQQLDPATPSEDVAASAARLRGYVRNYILEMLG, encoded by the coding sequence ATGATCGTCGTCACGGTAGGTACCCAGCTTCCCTTCGACCGACTGATCCGCATGATCGATGAGCTGGCTCCCGGGCTGGATGGTGATGTCTTCGCGCAGACCGGTGTTGGCACCTATGTTCCGCAGAACATGCAGTGGAGCTCGACGGTCGAGGCATCGGATTTCGACAGGAAGCTGAAGGCCTGCTCGGTCATCGTTGCCCATGCCGGGATCGGCACCGTGCTCAAGGCCTACAAATACGCCAAGCCCATCATCCTGGTGCCGAGGCTTTCTTCGCTTGGCGAGCATCGCAACGACCACCAGCTTGCCACCGTTTCCCAGCTTCGCCAGCGCGAGGGCATTTACGTGGCAGAGAACAAGCAGGATCTCGGAAGACTGCTGAGCCAGCAGCTCGATCCGGCAACGCCGTCCGAGGACGTCGCGGCAAGTGCCGCTCGGCTGCGCGGCTATGTTCGCAACTACATCCTGGAAATGCTTGGCTGA
- a CDS encoding peptide ABC transporter permease (transports peptides consisting of two or three amino acids) has product MFGFLLRRLAVLIPTFVGVSIIAFAFIRLLPGDPVALLSGERVMSPERHAQISHQLGLDRPLVVQYFDYLGGVLTGDFGSSIVSKSPILNQFLSLFPATVELSFCAIVIAIALGIPAGVIAAIKRGSVFDQSMMGVALVGYSMPIFWWGLLLIILFSGMLQWTPVSGRISLMYFFPPVTGFMLIDSLLSGQKGAFTSALSHLILPSIVLATIPLAVIARQTRSAMLEVLSEDYIRTARAKGLSPFRVIGLHALRNAMIPVITTIGLQIGVMLAGAILTETIFSWPGIGKWMVDSVFRRDYPVIQGGLLLIAGIIMVVNLVVDLLYGLINPRIRH; this is encoded by the coding sequence ATGTTTGGCTTTCTCCTGCGACGGCTTGCCGTCCTCATTCCGACATTCGTCGGGGTCTCGATCATAGCCTTCGCCTTCATCCGGCTCCTGCCGGGCGATCCGGTGGCGTTGCTGTCCGGCGAACGCGTCATGTCGCCCGAGCGGCATGCCCAGATCAGCCACCAGCTCGGCCTCGACCGGCCGCTGGTCGTCCAGTATTTCGATTACCTGGGCGGTGTGCTGACCGGCGATTTCGGCTCCTCGATCGTTTCCAAGTCTCCGATCCTCAATCAGTTCCTGTCGCTGTTTCCGGCAACGGTCGAGCTGTCCTTCTGTGCCATCGTCATCGCGATTGCGCTCGGCATTCCGGCCGGTGTCATCGCGGCGATCAAGCGCGGTTCGGTGTTCGACCAGTCGATGATGGGCGTGGCGCTCGTCGGCTATTCGATGCCGATCTTCTGGTGGGGCCTGCTGCTCATCATCCTGTTTTCCGGCATGCTGCAGTGGACGCCGGTGTCGGGCCGCATCTCGCTGATGTATTTCTTCCCGCCGGTAACGGGCTTCATGCTGATTGACTCGCTGCTGTCGGGGCAGAAGGGCGCTTTCACCTCGGCGCTCAGCCACCTGATCCTGCCGTCGATCGTGCTGGCCACCATTCCGCTCGCGGTCATCGCCCGCCAGACGCGTTCGGCCATGCTCGAAGTGCTGTCGGAAGACTATATCCGCACCGCGCGCGCCAAGGGCCTCTCGCCGTTCCGGGTGATCGGCCTGCATGCCCTGCGCAACGCCATGATCCCCGTCATCACCACGATTGGCCTGCAGATCGGCGTCATGCTCGCCGGCGCCATCCTGACCGAGACGATCTTCTCCTGGCCGGGCATCGGCAAATGGATGGTCGATAGCGTCTTCCGTCGCGACTATCCGGTGATCCAGGGCGGTCTTCTTCTGATCGCCGGCATCATCATGGTCGTCAATCTCGTTGTTGATCTGCTCTACGGCCTGATCAATCCGCGTATCCGCCACTAA
- a CDS encoding histidine ammonia-lyase → MTITLVPGRVTLPQLMSIYWNGEAAVLDRAADAGIARGAARIAEIARGNAPVYGINTGFGKLASIKIDSADVATLQRNLILSHCCGIGAPLPENVVRLIMALKLVSLGRGASGVRLELVRLIEAMLEKGVIPVIPEKGSVGASGDLAPLAHMAAVMMGEGEAFFDGERLSGAAALEKAGLKPVILAAKEGLALINGTQTSTALALAGLFRAHRAAQAALITGAMSTDAAMGSSAPFHPDIHALRGHRGQIDTASALRALLDNSVIRQSHIEGDERVQDPYCIRCQPQVDGACLDLLRSVARTLEIEANAVTDNPLVLSDNSVVSGGNFHAEPVAFAADQIALAVCEIGAIAQRRIALLVDPALSYGLPAFLAKKPGLNSGLMIAEVTSAALMSENKQMSHPASVDSTPTSANQEDHVSMACHGARRLLQMTENLFGIIGIEAMAAAQGIEFRAPLVTSPELTKVIATLREEIPTLELDRYMANDLQAASTLVADGSLVSSVSEGLLPGLEA, encoded by the coding sequence ATGACCATCACGCTCGTTCCGGGTCGCGTTACTCTCCCGCAGCTCATGTCCATTTACTGGAACGGCGAGGCGGCGGTGCTCGACCGGGCCGCAGATGCCGGAATTGCGAGAGGTGCGGCGCGCATTGCGGAGATCGCGCGGGGCAATGCCCCCGTCTACGGCATCAATACCGGCTTCGGAAAACTCGCCTCCATCAAGATCGATAGTGCCGACGTGGCAACGCTCCAGCGCAATCTGATCCTTTCTCATTGCTGCGGCATCGGCGCGCCCCTGCCGGAAAATGTCGTGCGCCTGATCATGGCGCTGAAACTGGTCTCGCTCGGCCGCGGTGCTTCCGGGGTGCGGCTGGAACTGGTTCGGCTCATCGAAGCCATGCTGGAAAAGGGCGTCATCCCGGTCATCCCGGAAAAAGGCTCCGTCGGAGCCTCGGGCGACCTTGCGCCATTGGCGCATATGGCCGCCGTGATGATGGGCGAGGGCGAAGCGTTTTTCGATGGCGAGCGCCTGTCCGGTGCGGCGGCACTCGAAAAGGCCGGATTGAAGCCCGTCATTCTGGCGGCGAAGGAAGGTCTGGCGCTGATCAATGGCACCCAGACCTCTACCGCGCTGGCGCTGGCTGGACTTTTCCGGGCGCACCGGGCGGCACAGGCCGCGCTGATTACCGGGGCCATGTCGACGGATGCCGCCATGGGCTCTTCTGCACCCTTCCACCCGGATATCCACGCGCTGCGCGGCCATCGCGGACAGATCGATACCGCGTCCGCGCTTCGCGCGCTGCTCGACAATTCGGTCATTCGCCAGAGCCATATCGAAGGCGACGAGCGCGTGCAGGATCCCTATTGCATCCGCTGCCAGCCGCAGGTCGACGGCGCCTGCCTCGACCTCCTGCGCTCGGTTGCCCGCACGCTGGAAATCGAGGCGAACGCAGTCACCGACAATCCGCTCGTGCTGTCGGACAATTCGGTGGTTTCAGGCGGTAACTTCCACGCCGAACCGGTTGCCTTTGCAGCCGACCAGATTGCCCTTGCCGTCTGCGAAATCGGGGCCATTGCCCAGCGACGCATCGCATTGCTGGTGGATCCCGCCCTTTCCTATGGCCTGCCGGCCTTCCTCGCGAAGAAACCGGGCCTCAACTCCGGCCTGATGATTGCCGAGGTGACCTCGGCGGCGCTGATGAGCGAAAACAAGCAGATGTCGCATCCGGCTTCGGTCGATTCCACGCCGACATCGGCCAATCAGGAAGACCATGTTTCCATGGCCTGCCACGGTGCCCGACGGCTGCTGCAGATGACCGAAAACCTGTTCGGCATCATCGGCATCGAGGCAATGGCGGCAGCGCAGGGCATCGAGTTTCGTGCACCGCTGGTCACCAGCCCGGAACTGACGAAAGTCATCGCGACGCTCCGCGAGGAGATCCCGACACTGGAACTCGACCGCTACATGGCGAACGATCTTCAGGCCGCAAGTACACTGGTGGCGGACGGTTCGCTCGTGTCAAGCGTCTCCGAAGGTCTGCTGCCGGGGCTGGAGGCCTGA
- a CDS encoding sugar ABC transporter substrate-binding protein, whose amino-acid sequence MKLFAAGLLLSTSVVVLSGCTATSSSGPTGRAVEERATVKVTNAASKRSVGIDYALVDINQALLAYASETTVEASLGSLGNSRSGPPSLPLGAGDIIQVAVFESQAGGLFIPADAGSRPGNFVTLPEQTIARDGTISVPYAGRIRASGRQVEEVQAEVEDLLSSKAIEPQVVITKVSSKSAQAAVLGDVNDPKKIQLTDAGERVLDAVSEAGGLSAPNAETFVTVQRRGRTAKVRFDKLLANPGENIYVAPGDTIIAERERRTFLAFGAAGTNGRFDFEEENLTLGEGLGKAGGLLDSRANPAQVMLYRQAPRKLLVSLGVDVSKFKGDEIPVVFRADLRDPAALFAVQKFPMQDKDIVYISNSDSVEIIKFLNLVNSISSTASGVSSDIVSTRDSIKDL is encoded by the coding sequence TTGAAGCTTTTCGCCGCCGGCCTGCTCTTGTCTACGTCAGTTGTTGTTCTTTCAGGATGCACGGCCACTTCAAGCTCTGGTCCAACCGGACGGGCAGTGGAAGAGCGGGCGACGGTCAAGGTGACCAATGCCGCGTCCAAGCGTTCCGTCGGCATCGATTATGCCTTGGTTGATATCAACCAGGCCCTGCTTGCCTACGCCTCCGAAACCACGGTCGAGGCTAGCCTCGGCAGTCTCGGCAATAGCCGCAGCGGCCCCCCTAGCCTTCCGCTTGGAGCGGGGGACATCATTCAGGTGGCTGTCTTCGAATCCCAGGCGGGCGGTCTCTTCATTCCCGCCGATGCCGGCAGTCGCCCGGGCAACTTCGTGACCCTTCCCGAGCAGACGATTGCGCGCGACGGTACGATCAGCGTTCCCTATGCCGGCCGCATTCGCGCTTCCGGCCGTCAGGTCGAAGAGGTTCAGGCCGAGGTTGAGGACCTGCTGTCCAGCAAGGCGATCGAGCCACAGGTCGTGATCACCAAGGTCAGCAGCAAGTCGGCCCAGGCTGCCGTTCTCGGCGATGTGAATGATCCCAAGAAGATCCAGCTCACCGATGCCGGTGAGCGCGTTCTGGATGCCGTTTCCGAAGCGGGTGGCTTGAGTGCGCCGAATGCGGAGACATTTGTCACCGTGCAGCGACGCGGACGCACCGCAAAGGTTCGCTTCGATAAGCTGCTCGCGAATCCGGGCGAGAATATCTACGTCGCTCCGGGCGACACGATTATCGCCGAACGCGAGCGCCGGACCTTCCTGGCCTTTGGCGCAGCGGGCACGAACGGCAGGTTTGATTTCGAGGAAGAGAACCTTACCCTCGGCGAGGGTCTCGGCAAGGCCGGCGGTCTTCTCGATTCTCGTGCAAATCCGGCGCAGGTCATGCTTTATCGCCAGGCGCCGCGCAAGCTGTTGGTTAGCCTCGGCGTTGATGTTTCCAAGTTCAAGGGTGACGAGATTCCCGTCGTCTTCAGGGCGGATCTGCGCGACCCGGCGGCTCTCTTTGCTGTTCAGAAGTTCCCGATGCAGGACAAGGACATCGTTTACATCTCGAACTCGGACTCGGTTGAAATCATCAAGTTCCTCAACCTGGTCAACTCGATTTCCTCGACAGCTTCCGGCGTAAGTTCGGATATCGTTTCGACAAGAGATTCCATCAAGGATCTCTAA
- a CDS encoding N-formylglutamate deformylase — translation MSVFEVTQGNSPVILGFPHTGTEVPADLRDRLNDNGRILADTDWHIHELYAGLLADVTTVRATFHRYVIDANRDPEGLSLYPGQNTTGLVPETDFDGKAIWRQGEAPDEAETARRIEAFHAPYHAALAAEIERVKAIHGVAILYDCHSIRSRIPFLFEGILPDFNIGTDMGRTCAPEIEKVAVDATASASGYTSILNGRFKGGWTTRHYGKPKEGVHAIQMELAQSTHLQTEVPPFAYDEEKAARLRIHLRNILARIEDVASGLKR, via the coding sequence ATGAGCGTATTCGAAGTCACGCAAGGCAATTCTCCGGTCATTCTGGGCTTCCCGCACACGGGCACCGAGGTGCCAGCCGACCTCCGGGATCGCCTCAACGACAACGGCAGGATACTTGCCGATACCGACTGGCATATCCATGAGCTCTATGCCGGCCTGCTTGCGGATGTGACGACGGTGCGGGCGACCTTCCATCGCTACGTCATCGATGCCAACCGCGATCCGGAAGGCCTCAGCCTTTATCCCGGCCAGAACACCACGGGCCTCGTGCCGGAAACGGATTTCGACGGCAAGGCGATCTGGAGGCAAGGCGAGGCGCCCGACGAGGCGGAGACCGCGCGTCGGATCGAAGCGTTTCACGCCCCTTACCATGCTGCTCTCGCTGCCGAGATCGAGCGCGTAAAGGCCATCCATGGCGTTGCCATCCTTTATGACTGCCACTCGATCCGCTCCCGTATCCCCTTCCTTTTCGAAGGCATATTGCCGGATTTCAACATCGGCACGGATATGGGCCGCACCTGCGCGCCGGAGATCGAGAAGGTCGCTGTCGACGCCACGGCCTCGGCCTCCGGCTATACCAGCATCCTGAACGGTCGTTTCAAGGGCGGCTGGACCACCCGCCACTATGGCAAGCCGAAGGAAGGCGTGCACGCCATTCAGATGGAGCTTGCCCAATCGACGCATCTTCAGACGGAAGTGCCGCCCTTCGCCTATGACGAGGAGAAGGCCGCGCGTCTCCGCATCCACCTCAGGAACATTCTGGCGCGTATCGAAGACGTCGCGTCCGGCCTCAAACGATAA